One segment of Phaeacidiphilus oryzae TH49 DNA contains the following:
- a CDS encoding polyprenol monophosphomannose synthase: MTTSEEPVGERSFADLGKILVIIPTYNEIENLPRITARVRAAVPEAHVLIADDNSPDGTGRLADELAAEDPNLQVMHRAGKEGLGAAYLAGFRWGLDRGYDVLVEMDADGSHQPEELPRLLTGLETGADLVLGSRWVTGGRVVNWPKSREVLSRGGSMYSRLALGVQLRDITGGYRAFRRATLEGLGMDEVASQGYCFQVDLAWRAVRKGYRVVEVPITFVERELGASKMSRSIVLEALGRVTVWGVRSRLGRS; encoded by the coding sequence GTGACCACGTCCGAAGAGCCGGTCGGCGAGCGCTCGTTCGCCGACCTGGGCAAGATCCTGGTGATCATCCCGACGTACAACGAGATCGAGAACCTGCCCCGGATCACCGCCCGGGTCCGCGCTGCCGTGCCCGAGGCGCACGTGCTGATCGCCGACGACAACAGCCCGGACGGAACGGGGCGGCTGGCCGACGAGCTCGCCGCCGAGGACCCCAACCTCCAGGTGATGCACCGGGCGGGCAAGGAGGGCCTGGGCGCCGCCTACCTGGCCGGCTTCCGCTGGGGCCTGGACCGCGGCTACGACGTCCTGGTCGAGATGGACGCGGACGGCTCGCACCAGCCGGAGGAGCTGCCCCGGCTGCTCACCGGGCTGGAGACGGGCGCCGACCTGGTGCTCGGCTCGCGCTGGGTGACCGGCGGACGGGTCGTCAACTGGCCGAAGAGCCGGGAGGTCCTCTCCCGCGGCGGCAGCATGTACTCCCGCCTCGCGCTGGGCGTCCAACTCCGCGACATCACCGGCGGCTACCGGGCCTTCCGCCGGGCCACCCTCGAGGGGCTCGGCATGGACGAGGTGGCCTCCCAGGGCTACTGCTTCCAGGTGGACCTGGCCTGGCGGGCCGTCCGGAAGGGCTACCGGGTGGTCGAGGTGCCGATCACCTTCGTCGAGCGGGAGCTGGGGGCGAGCAAGATGAGCCGCTCCATCGTGCTGGAGGCCCTCGGCCGGGTCACCGTGTGGGGCGTCCGCTCCCGTCTCGGCCGCAGCTGA
- a CDS encoding glycerophosphodiester phosphodiesterase family protein: protein MIDVLPARHPFLTAAPGPLAFAHRGGSLGGPENSLPAFARALGLGYRYLETDVRATSDGVLIAFRDSRLERATDSGGTVDELPWRAVRTARLAGRERIPRFEELLDAFPEARFAVDLGTDAAVRPFAAAVRRAGAWERVCATSWSDARLAAAREAAGPRLALGLGRRAMLGLRLRALPGVPGAVPVDRLLGRALRRGAVCVQIPAGMADPRFVRLAHRLGLQAHARSAGDRREIGELLDRGVDGLIADRIDVLRAALRARGLWAEPAGGARVGPERKAEEGEGRISD from the coding sequence CTGATCGATGTGCTTCCCGCCAGGCATCCGTTCCTGACCGCCGCGCCGGGCCCGCTGGCCTTCGCCCACCGGGGCGGCAGCCTGGGAGGCCCGGAGAACTCCCTCCCCGCCTTCGCGCGGGCGCTCGGCCTCGGCTACCGCTATCTGGAGACGGACGTCCGCGCCACCTCCGACGGGGTCCTGATCGCCTTCCGGGACTCCCGCCTGGAGCGGGCCACCGACTCCGGCGGGACCGTCGACGAGCTGCCCTGGCGCGCGGTGCGCACCGCCCGGCTGGCCGGCCGGGAGCGGATACCGCGCTTCGAGGAGCTCCTCGACGCCTTCCCCGAGGCGCGGTTCGCGGTGGACCTGGGGACGGATGCCGCGGTCCGCCCGTTCGCCGCCGCGGTCCGCCGCGCCGGGGCCTGGGAGCGGGTCTGCGCCACCTCCTGGTCGGACGCCCGGCTGGCGGCGGCGCGCGAGGCGGCGGGACCCCGGTTGGCACTCGGACTGGGGCGGCGTGCCATGCTGGGACTCCGCCTCCGCGCCCTCCCCGGGGTTCCGGGCGCGGTTCCGGTCGACCGGCTGCTCGGTCGGGCGCTGCGCCGGGGCGCGGTCTGCGTGCAGATTCCCGCGGGGATGGCGGACCCGCGGTTCGTCCGGCTCGCCCACCGGCTCGGCCTCCAGGCCCACGCGCGCTCCGCGGGCGACCGGCGGGAGATCGGCGAGCTGCTGGACCGGGGGGTGGACGGGCTGATCGCGGACCGGATCGACGTCCTGCGGGCGGCCCTCCGCGCCCGGGGCCTGTGGGCGGAGCCCGCCGGCGGCGCGCGGGTCGGGCCGGAGAGGAAGGCAGAAGAAGGGGAAGGCCGCATCTCGGATTGA
- a CDS encoding amino acid permease has product MSGFSNFAVSFTIISILSGCLTLYGYGMNTGGPVLITWGWPVVGGMTLLVGLAMAEVCSAYPTAGGLYYWAAKLGGRHAPFAAWTTGWFNIIGQIGVTAGIDFGAASFINALLDLQGWFSATPGHTVLIFGLVLLLHCVLNTFGVRLVALLNNVSVWWHVLGVLAIVLPLAIVPAHHQSAGFVFGHFTNTTGWGSSVYVALLGLLLAQYTFTGYDASAHMTEETRDAARSGPRGIVLSIVISLIAGWVLLIGITFAIQNYGAEAGSSTGVPPAQIFIDAVGTTGGKLLLLVAIGAQLFCGMSSVTANSRMIYAFSRDGALPGSAFWHRINGRTRTPTNAVWLAAVGAFVLGLPYLWNTTAYAAVTSIAVIGLYIAYVIPVFLRVRQGDRFQRGPWHLGRWSRVVGVAAVAWTCVITVLFMLPTGNPVTATTFNYTPIAVGVVIGFAGVWWLVSARRWFTGPRVQEEVRQEDAAVGAGALTPEAGPDSAAL; this is encoded by the coding sequence ATGTCCGGGTTCTCCAACTTCGCCGTGTCGTTCACCATCATCTCGATCCTGTCCGGCTGCCTGACGCTCTACGGCTACGGCATGAACACCGGCGGCCCGGTGCTGATCACCTGGGGCTGGCCGGTGGTCGGCGGGATGACGCTGCTGGTCGGGCTGGCGATGGCGGAGGTCTGCTCGGCCTATCCGACCGCCGGCGGGCTGTACTACTGGGCGGCGAAGCTGGGCGGGCGGCATGCCCCGTTCGCCGCCTGGACCACCGGGTGGTTCAACATCATCGGGCAGATCGGCGTCACGGCCGGGATCGACTTCGGGGCGGCGTCCTTCATCAACGCGCTGCTGGATCTGCAGGGCTGGTTCTCCGCCACGCCCGGGCACACCGTGCTGATCTTCGGGCTGGTACTGCTGCTGCACTGCGTCCTCAACACCTTCGGGGTGCGGCTGGTGGCGCTGCTCAACAACGTCAGCGTGTGGTGGCACGTCCTCGGCGTGCTGGCGATCGTGCTGCCCCTGGCCATCGTCCCGGCGCACCACCAGTCGGCCGGCTTCGTGTTCGGGCACTTCACCAACACCACCGGGTGGGGGTCCAGCGTCTACGTCGCCCTCCTCGGCCTGCTGCTGGCGCAGTACACCTTCACCGGGTACGACGCCTCCGCCCACATGACCGAGGAGACCAGGGACGCGGCCCGCAGCGGTCCGCGCGGGATCGTGCTGTCCATCGTCATCTCGCTGATCGCGGGCTGGGTGCTGCTGATCGGCATCACCTTCGCGATCCAGAACTACGGCGCGGAGGCCGGCAGTTCGACGGGTGTCCCGCCGGCCCAGATCTTCATCGACGCGGTCGGGACGACCGGCGGCAAGCTGCTGCTGCTGGTCGCGATCGGCGCGCAACTGTTCTGCGGGATGAGCTCGGTGACCGCCAACTCCCGCATGATCTACGCCTTCTCGCGGGACGGTGCGCTGCCCGGCTCGGCCTTCTGGCACCGGATCAACGGCCGGACCCGTACCCCCACCAACGCGGTCTGGCTGGCCGCCGTCGGCGCCTTCGTCCTCGGGCTGCCGTATCTGTGGAACACCACCGCCTACGCCGCCGTGACCTCGATCGCCGTGATCGGCCTCTACATCGCCTACGTCATCCCGGTCTTCCTGCGGGTCCGGCAGGGCGACCGGTTCCAGCGCGGGCCCTGGCACCTCGGCCGCTGGTCGCGGGTGGTGGGCGTCGCCGCGGTGGCCTGGACCTGCGTCATCACCGTGCTGTTCATGCTGCCCACCGGCAATCCGGTGACGGCGACCACCTTCAACTACACGCCGATCGCGGTCGGTGTGGTGATCGGCTTCGCCGGCGTCTGGTGGCTGGTGTCGGCCCGCCGCTGGTTCACCGGCCCGAGGGTGCAGGAAGAGGTGCGCCAGGAGGACGCCGCCGTCGGCGCCGGCGCCCTCACCCCCGAGGCCGGACCGGATTCGGCGGCTCTCTGA
- a CDS encoding RNA polymerase-binding protein RbpA, with protein sequence MSERALRGTRLGATSYETDRGIDLAPRQTVEYACQNGHRFEVPFSVEAEIPAVWECRFCGSEALLLDGESPEEKKTKPARTHWDMLMERRTREELEEVLEERLAVLRSGAMNLAVHPRDSRKSA encoded by the coding sequence ATGAGTGAGCGAGCTCTCCGCGGCACGCGACTCGGGGCGACCAGCTACGAGACCGACCGCGGTATCGATCTGGCCCCTCGCCAAACCGTCGAGTACGCATGCCAGAACGGCCACCGCTTCGAGGTGCCGTTCTCCGTGGAAGCCGAGATTCCTGCCGTCTGGGAGTGCCGGTTCTGCGGTTCGGAGGCCCTGCTGCTGGACGGCGAGTCGCCGGAGGAGAAGAAGACCAAGCCGGCGCGTACCCATTGGGACATGCTGATGGAGCGCCGGACCAGGGAGGAGCTGGAGGAGGTGCTGGAGGAGCGGCTCGCGGTGCTGCGCTCCGGCGCCATGAACCTGGCAGTCCACCCCCGGGACAGCCGCAAGTCCGCCTGA
- a CDS encoding group I truncated hemoglobin, with the protein MSIYEEIGGAPALAAAVDEFYQRVLGDPELSGYFEGVELARLKGHQRAFLAAALGGSELYAGRPLGEAHRPLGVQPAHFDRVVTHLADTLTSLSVPQPTIDLIAGKLAPLKAEIAPDRTPTQPQTTG; encoded by the coding sequence ATGAGCATCTACGAAGAGATCGGCGGAGCACCGGCGCTGGCGGCGGCCGTGGACGAGTTCTACCAGAGGGTACTGGGCGACCCGGAGCTCTCCGGGTACTTCGAGGGCGTAGAACTGGCCCGCCTCAAGGGCCACCAACGCGCTTTCCTGGCGGCCGCGTTGGGCGGCTCCGAACTCTACGCGGGCCGTCCCCTCGGCGAGGCCCACCGCCCGCTGGGCGTCCAGCCCGCCCATTTCGACCGCGTGGTGACCCACCTGGCCGACACCCTCACCTCCCTCTCCGTCCCCCAGCCCACCATCGATCTCATCGCCGGCAAACTGGCCCCGCTGAAAGCCGAGATCGCCCCGGACCGCACCCCCACCCAGCCCCAGACCACCGGCTGA
- a CDS encoding FxsA family protein: MAATSAPGRRSRSRARIGRWLPLLVLLWAAAEIYCMVLVARATSGLLVIALLFAGVLVGSALLRRAGAAALRNAMRRAQPASASASASGSAGSGEAEAAPSGQRLGNTAAAGVFLMIPGFLTDVLGLLCLFPPTGALLARIPQRLLNRNPTVQQVRIHRPDGKVVQGEVVDPEQGPYDYHNPPPPGDPGADRRPPLER; encoded by the coding sequence GTGGCCGCTACCTCTGCCCCTGGACGACGCTCCCGTTCGCGCGCACGCATCGGGCGCTGGCTGCCCCTGCTGGTGCTCCTCTGGGCGGCCGCCGAGATCTACTGCATGGTGCTGGTCGCCCGGGCGACCAGCGGGCTGCTGGTGATCGCCCTGCTCTTCGCCGGGGTGCTGGTGGGCAGCGCCCTGCTGCGCAGGGCGGGGGCGGCGGCGCTGCGCAACGCGATGCGCCGGGCGCAGCCGGCCTCCGCCTCCGCCTCGGCCTCCGGGTCGGCGGGCTCCGGAGAGGCCGAGGCCGCCCCCTCCGGGCAGCGGCTCGGGAACACCGCGGCGGCCGGCGTCTTCCTGATGATCCCGGGCTTCCTCACCGACGTCCTCGGACTGCTCTGCCTCTTCCCGCCGACCGGTGCCCTGCTGGCCCGGATCCCGCAGCGGCTGCTCAACCGGAACCCGACGGTGCAGCAGGTCCGGATCCACCGCCCGGACGGCAAGGTGGTCCAGGGCGAGGTCGTCGACCCCGAGCAGGGCCCGTACGACTACCACAACCCGCCGCCGCCCGGGGACCCCGGCGCGGACCGGCGTCCGCCGCTGGAGCGCTGA